A window of the Podospora bellae-mahoneyi strain CBS 112042 chromosome 6, whole genome shotgun sequence genome harbors these coding sequences:
- a CDS encoding hypothetical protein (COG:P; EggNog:ENOG503NYSS) gives MASSVVAAWEDCDKIDTLFILVCTVICWTIVPTVGIAYSGYTWRRNSLTAALPAVLVISICSIQWFVLGYSLAYGPGNGWFFGSWTAHLFHRDVLSSPVGTIPAILFSEFQLVFEATVCAIAVGGFVERGTIKSCAVFIAAWSTFIYCPLAHMVWGGGVLGEKLGVLDFAGGTPVHVCSGATATAISLYLSYPLFRSKKSPLRTPTHIRLHRPGNSFFQLVSMIIIWGSWLAFDAGTALALNFQSVMALCVTNLCAASGALTWSVMTFLESGKWSLDATFMGAIAGLVMITPSAGFIDMPTAFFFGVFGAVVCRQALRIKFTKLAHKWRWVDNGDTFATHCVGGVAATVMTGLFARREVAAYGGLDVPGGVVFDGNVRQLWVQIVEVLVGFSWSFFGSWLIIAGIDCIPGLEVLAIDKHIHEGLDFHETEESLGILVHPEEEDYTPTDKGTIALD, from the exons aTGGCCTCCTCGGTCGTCGCCGCCTGGGAGGACTGCGACAAGATAGACACCCTGTTTATCCTCGTCTGCACGGTAATCTGCTGGACCATTGTCCCGACT GTAGGAATAGCCTACAGCGGCTACACCTGGCGCCGCAACTCCCTTaccgccgccctccccgccgtcCTCGTGATCTCAATCTGCTCCATCCAGTGGTTCGTCCTCGGCTACTCCCTCGCCTACGGCCCGGGAAACGGCTGGTTCTTCGGCTCCTGGACCGcccacctcttccaccgCGACGTCCTCTCCTCGCCCGTCGGCACCATCCCCGCCATTTTGTTCAGTGAATTCCAGCTCGTCTTTGAAGCCACGGTCTGCGCCATCGCAGTAGGCGGGTTCGTAGAACGGGGCACCATCAAGTCCTGCGCGGTGTTCATCGCGGCATGGTCAACATTCATCTACTGTCCCCTCGCGCACATGGtctgggggggtggtgtgctGGGGGAGAAGCTTGGAGTGTTGGATTTCGCGGGGG gaacCCCCGTCCACGTCTGCTCCGGCGCCACCGCGACCGCAATCTCCCTCTACCTCTCCTACCCCCTCTTCCGCTCCAAGAAATCCCCCCTCCGCACCCCGACCCACAtccgcctccaccgtcccggaaactccttcttccagctcGTCAGCATGATCATCATCTGGGGCTCCTGGCTCGCCTTCGACGCCGGCACCGCCCTCGCGCTAAACTTCCAGTCCGTCATGGCCCTCTGCGTGACCAACCTCTGCGCCGCCTCCGGAGCCCTCACCTGGTCGGTGATGACCTTTCTCGAATCGGGCAAGTGGTCACTCGACGCGACGTTCATGGGCGCGATTGccgggttggtgatgatcacGCCCTCGGCGGGGTTCATCGACATGCCTACTGCGTTCTTCTTTGGTGTCTTTGGCGCGGTCGTTTGTCGCCAGGCGTTGAGGATCAAGTTCACCAAGCTGGCGCATAAGTGGAGGTGGGTTGACAATGGGGATACCTTTGCTACTCATTGTGTTGGTGGCGTGGCGGCCACCGTCATGACGGGCTTGTTTGcgcggagggaggtggcggcgtATGGCGGGCTGGATGTTCccgggggggtggtgtttgatgggaACGTGAGGCAGTTGTGGGTGCAGATCGTCGAGGTGTTGGTCGGCTTCAGCTGGAGTTTCTTTGGGAGCTGGTTGATCATCGCGGGGATCGACTGCATCCctgggttggaggtgctggcgATTGACAA GCATATCCATGAGGGGCTTGACTTTCACGAGACTGAGGAGTCTCTCGGCATTTTGGTGCAccccgaggaggaagattaTACCCCTACCGACAAGGGGACGATTGCTCTCGACTGA